One Watersipora subatra chromosome 4, tzWatSuba1.1, whole genome shotgun sequence genomic window carries:
- the LOC137393406 gene encoding MBT domain-containing protein 1-like isoform X2, whose amino-acid sequence MTNEKTCEVCSASAPLTSCIKVDGLSYCSKDCSIRREEMPQRKRQRTALKRPQPFDWGTYLDSNKADAAPVHSFKHCTSDEWLEVFIGTKVEVALPKLEKDIDEDCYWIASIVKTAGYKAKLRWEGCGSDSSLDFWMSITSPDIHEISWAAAHRKKLVPALSQWAKKTDWREYLLRKLVGCRTLPDNFRTRFLDKIGKHRFCKGMRLEIMDKMCVAAMKVAKVVEVVDCRLHLQYEGAGVGNDSNDFWCHTSSSLIHPVGWAAHVGHRLHASAEYIQSSQDKFRSATPHPDDTTLDMFNNDPLNVYPPGAGSGFAVGMKLEAIDPLNLSAICVATVMKVLKDNYLMIGIDGCMDKRGNDWFCYHATSASLLPAGYCDINNIPLTPPKGYEGKFSWRKYVVTTQSRLAPVTLFTTKVPPHSFRKGIKLEAVDLMDPKLICVGTVQDVVGRLLRIRFDGWEDSFDQWVDVESPDIYPVGWCELINYSLERPRTGDVKGAKTK is encoded by the exons ATGACAAACGAAAAAA CATGCGAAGTATGCTCTGCCAGCGCACCACTCACAAGCTGCATAAAGGTGGATGGTTTGTCTTATTGCAGCAAAGATTGTAGTATAAGGAGAGAA GAAATGCCACAAAGGAAGAGGCAAAGGACAGCACTAAAACGACCTCAACCTTTTGACTGGGGCACCTATCTAGACAGTAACAAAGCAGATGCAGCACCTGTTCACAGTTTCAAGCAT TGTACTTCAGATGAGTGGCTGGAGGTGTTTATTGGCACCAAAGTTGAGGTGGCTCTTCCTAAATTGGAGAAGGACATTGATGAAGATTGCTATTGGATAGCCAGTATAGTGAAAACTGCTGG gtacaaaGCTAAACTAAGATGGGAAGGTTGTGGGTCAGACAGCAGCTTAGATTTCTGGATGAGCATAACCTCTCCAGATATTCATGAAATTTCCTGGGCTGCTGCTCACAGAAAAAAACTAGTGCCTGCACTCA GTCAATGGGCTAAGAAAACGGACTGGAGAGAATATCTTCTCAGGAAACTTGTTGGCTGTAGAACTCTTCCAGATAACTTTCGTACTCGG TTCTTGGACAAGATTGGCAAGCACAGATTTTGCAAGGGTATGAGGCTGGAGATCATGGATAAGATGTGTGTAGCTGCCATGAAGGTTGCTAAAGTTGTAGAGGTGGTGGACTGCCGGCTGCACTTGCAGTATGAAGGAG CCGGTGTTGGGAATGACAGCAATGACTTCTGGTGTCATACAAGCTCTAGCCTTATTCACCCTGTTGGATGGGCTGCTCATGTCGGGCATAGACTGCATGCCTCAGCAGAATATATTCAATCCTCACAAGACAAGTTCAGATCTGCAACGCCTCATCCTGATGACACAACTCTCGATATGTTTAATAATGACCCATTGAAT GTTTATCCACCTGGTGCTGGCTCGGGCTTCGCTGTCGGTATGAAGCTAGAAGCAATAGACCCCCTCAACCTCTCAGCTATATGCGTTGCTACAGTTATGAAAGTGCTCAAGGATAACTATCTCATGATTG GAATAGATGGATGCATGGACAAGAGAGGTAATGATTGGTTTTGTTATCATGCTACATCTGCCTCTCTTCTTCCTGCCGGCTACTGTGATATCAACAACATACCTTTAACACCACCTAAAG GTTATGAGGGCAAATTCTCTTGGAGGAAGTATGTAGTGACCACACAGTCTCGGTTAGCACCTGTTACTCTCTTCACAACAAAAGTTCCTCCACATTCATTTCGAAAGGGAATTAAGTTAGAGGCTGTTGATCTAATGGATCCTAA GCTGATATGCGTTGGAACTGTGCAGGATGTTGTGGGTCGTCTGCTCAGGATACGATTTGACGGGTGGGAGGATTCATTTGACCAATGGGTAGATGTTGAATCTCCTGATATATACCCTGTTGGTTGGTGTGAGCTCATCAACTACAGCTTGGAGCGACCTCGGACCGGCGATGTTAAAGGAGCTAAGACTAAATAG
- the LOC137393406 gene encoding MBT domain-containing protein 1-like isoform X1 produces MTNEKIACEVCSASAPLTSCIKVDGLSYCSKDCSIRREEMPQRKRQRTALKRPQPFDWGTYLDSNKADAAPVHSFKHCTSDEWLEVFIGTKVEVALPKLEKDIDEDCYWIASIVKTAGYKAKLRWEGCGSDSSLDFWMSITSPDIHEISWAAAHRKKLVPALSQWAKKTDWREYLLRKLVGCRTLPDNFRTRFLDKIGKHRFCKGMRLEIMDKMCVAAMKVAKVVEVVDCRLHLQYEGAGVGNDSNDFWCHTSSSLIHPVGWAAHVGHRLHASAEYIQSSQDKFRSATPHPDDTTLDMFNNDPLNVYPPGAGSGFAVGMKLEAIDPLNLSAICVATVMKVLKDNYLMIGIDGCMDKRGNDWFCYHATSASLLPAGYCDINNIPLTPPKGYEGKFSWRKYVVTTQSRLAPVTLFTTKVPPHSFRKGIKLEAVDLMDPKLICVGTVQDVVGRLLRIRFDGWEDSFDQWVDVESPDIYPVGWCELINYSLERPRTGDVKGAKTK; encoded by the exons ATGACAAACGAAAAAA TAGCATGCGAAGTATGCTCTGCCAGCGCACCACTCACAAGCTGCATAAAGGTGGATGGTTTGTCTTATTGCAGCAAAGATTGTAGTATAAGGAGAGAA GAAATGCCACAAAGGAAGAGGCAAAGGACAGCACTAAAACGACCTCAACCTTTTGACTGGGGCACCTATCTAGACAGTAACAAAGCAGATGCAGCACCTGTTCACAGTTTCAAGCAT TGTACTTCAGATGAGTGGCTGGAGGTGTTTATTGGCACCAAAGTTGAGGTGGCTCTTCCTAAATTGGAGAAGGACATTGATGAAGATTGCTATTGGATAGCCAGTATAGTGAAAACTGCTGG gtacaaaGCTAAACTAAGATGGGAAGGTTGTGGGTCAGACAGCAGCTTAGATTTCTGGATGAGCATAACCTCTCCAGATATTCATGAAATTTCCTGGGCTGCTGCTCACAGAAAAAAACTAGTGCCTGCACTCA GTCAATGGGCTAAGAAAACGGACTGGAGAGAATATCTTCTCAGGAAACTTGTTGGCTGTAGAACTCTTCCAGATAACTTTCGTACTCGG TTCTTGGACAAGATTGGCAAGCACAGATTTTGCAAGGGTATGAGGCTGGAGATCATGGATAAGATGTGTGTAGCTGCCATGAAGGTTGCTAAAGTTGTAGAGGTGGTGGACTGCCGGCTGCACTTGCAGTATGAAGGAG CCGGTGTTGGGAATGACAGCAATGACTTCTGGTGTCATACAAGCTCTAGCCTTATTCACCCTGTTGGATGGGCTGCTCATGTCGGGCATAGACTGCATGCCTCAGCAGAATATATTCAATCCTCACAAGACAAGTTCAGATCTGCAACGCCTCATCCTGATGACACAACTCTCGATATGTTTAATAATGACCCATTGAAT GTTTATCCACCTGGTGCTGGCTCGGGCTTCGCTGTCGGTATGAAGCTAGAAGCAATAGACCCCCTCAACCTCTCAGCTATATGCGTTGCTACAGTTATGAAAGTGCTCAAGGATAACTATCTCATGATTG GAATAGATGGATGCATGGACAAGAGAGGTAATGATTGGTTTTGTTATCATGCTACATCTGCCTCTCTTCTTCCTGCCGGCTACTGTGATATCAACAACATACCTTTAACACCACCTAAAG GTTATGAGGGCAAATTCTCTTGGAGGAAGTATGTAGTGACCACACAGTCTCGGTTAGCACCTGTTACTCTCTTCACAACAAAAGTTCCTCCACATTCATTTCGAAAGGGAATTAAGTTAGAGGCTGTTGATCTAATGGATCCTAA GCTGATATGCGTTGGAACTGTGCAGGATGTTGTGGGTCGTCTGCTCAGGATACGATTTGACGGGTGGGAGGATTCATTTGACCAATGGGTAGATGTTGAATCTCCTGATATATACCCTGTTGGTTGGTGTGAGCTCATCAACTACAGCTTGGAGCGACCTCGGACCGGCGATGTTAAAGGAGCTAAGACTAAATAG
- the LOC137393406 gene encoding MBT domain-containing protein 1-like isoform X3, with the protein MPQRKRQRTALKRPQPFDWGTYLDSNKADAAPVHSFKHCTSDEWLEVFIGTKVEVALPKLEKDIDEDCYWIASIVKTAGYKAKLRWEGCGSDSSLDFWMSITSPDIHEISWAAAHRKKLVPALSQWAKKTDWREYLLRKLVGCRTLPDNFRTRFLDKIGKHRFCKGMRLEIMDKMCVAAMKVAKVVEVVDCRLHLQYEGAGVGNDSNDFWCHTSSSLIHPVGWAAHVGHRLHASAEYIQSSQDKFRSATPHPDDTTLDMFNNDPLNVYPPGAGSGFAVGMKLEAIDPLNLSAICVATVMKVLKDNYLMIGIDGCMDKRGNDWFCYHATSASLLPAGYCDINNIPLTPPKGYEGKFSWRKYVVTTQSRLAPVTLFTTKVPPHSFRKGIKLEAVDLMDPKLICVGTVQDVVGRLLRIRFDGWEDSFDQWVDVESPDIYPVGWCELINYSLERPRTGDVKGAKTK; encoded by the exons ATGCCACAAAGGAAGAGGCAAAGGACAGCACTAAAACGACCTCAACCTTTTGACTGGGGCACCTATCTAGACAGTAACAAAGCAGATGCAGCACCTGTTCACAGTTTCAAGCAT TGTACTTCAGATGAGTGGCTGGAGGTGTTTATTGGCACCAAAGTTGAGGTGGCTCTTCCTAAATTGGAGAAGGACATTGATGAAGATTGCTATTGGATAGCCAGTATAGTGAAAACTGCTGG gtacaaaGCTAAACTAAGATGGGAAGGTTGTGGGTCAGACAGCAGCTTAGATTTCTGGATGAGCATAACCTCTCCAGATATTCATGAAATTTCCTGGGCTGCTGCTCACAGAAAAAAACTAGTGCCTGCACTCA GTCAATGGGCTAAGAAAACGGACTGGAGAGAATATCTTCTCAGGAAACTTGTTGGCTGTAGAACTCTTCCAGATAACTTTCGTACTCGG TTCTTGGACAAGATTGGCAAGCACAGATTTTGCAAGGGTATGAGGCTGGAGATCATGGATAAGATGTGTGTAGCTGCCATGAAGGTTGCTAAAGTTGTAGAGGTGGTGGACTGCCGGCTGCACTTGCAGTATGAAGGAG CCGGTGTTGGGAATGACAGCAATGACTTCTGGTGTCATACAAGCTCTAGCCTTATTCACCCTGTTGGATGGGCTGCTCATGTCGGGCATAGACTGCATGCCTCAGCAGAATATATTCAATCCTCACAAGACAAGTTCAGATCTGCAACGCCTCATCCTGATGACACAACTCTCGATATGTTTAATAATGACCCATTGAAT GTTTATCCACCTGGTGCTGGCTCGGGCTTCGCTGTCGGTATGAAGCTAGAAGCAATAGACCCCCTCAACCTCTCAGCTATATGCGTTGCTACAGTTATGAAAGTGCTCAAGGATAACTATCTCATGATTG GAATAGATGGATGCATGGACAAGAGAGGTAATGATTGGTTTTGTTATCATGCTACATCTGCCTCTCTTCTTCCTGCCGGCTACTGTGATATCAACAACATACCTTTAACACCACCTAAAG GTTATGAGGGCAAATTCTCTTGGAGGAAGTATGTAGTGACCACACAGTCTCGGTTAGCACCTGTTACTCTCTTCACAACAAAAGTTCCTCCACATTCATTTCGAAAGGGAATTAAGTTAGAGGCTGTTGATCTAATGGATCCTAA GCTGATATGCGTTGGAACTGTGCAGGATGTTGTGGGTCGTCTGCTCAGGATACGATTTGACGGGTGGGAGGATTCATTTGACCAATGGGTAGATGTTGAATCTCCTGATATATACCCTGTTGGTTGGTGTGAGCTCATCAACTACAGCTTGGAGCGACCTCGGACCGGCGATGTTAAAGGAGCTAAGACTAAATAG
- the LOC137393999 gene encoding uncharacterized protein produces MEKTSLTRNRKRDVEAQSKLLEQLYVHGVYEQIAPDFEQDQHRPWPDIKKFLMNLEPGSIVADVGCGNGHYLNVNPNITVIGIDRSSSLLDFANSRASGVSCRADCLNLPFRENAFDAILFVGVIHHLVTRQRQVKALNELSRILRPGGQILLYAWAWEQEKRKFESQNLLIPRHVSAGSNVYVSNSIRSCSCWDNGEKTNESKALSKWRQLLQKVVVKRLYNRYDSLESCRSSSSDSLQSSDNDEYISQQDISDEIIEIPEEFKVREFPASSLFSTATTSKQHQIRAHRRSCAAHSAPYDIHSRHDRFYHVFKRGELEKLIGSDTRNLEVIKSFYTSGYWCTTLHKTSQ; encoded by the exons ATGGAAAAGACAAGTCTGACCAGAAATAG GAAGCGTGATGTAGAAGCACAGAGCAAACTGCTAGAGCAACTCTATGTTCATGGAGTATACGAACAGATAGCCCCTGATTTTGAACAAGACCAACATCGTCCTTGGCCTGACATAAAGAAGTTCTTGATGAATCTTGAACCAGGCAGCATTGTTGCGGATGTTG GCTGTGGAAACGGGCACTATCTCAACGTTAACCCAAATATCACTGTTATAGGAATTGATAGGAGCTCAAGCCTGCTTGATTTCGCCAACAGCAGAGCTTCTG GTGTTTCTTGCCGGGCGGACTGTCTAAACCTCCCTTTCAGAGAGAATGCATTTGATGCCATCCTATTTGTTGGTGTTATACACCATTTGGTGACTAGACAAAGGCAAGTGAAGGCTCTCAATGAACTATCAAGAATATTACGACCTGGTGGACAAATTCTTCTCTATGCTTGGGCGTGGGAGCAAGAGAAGCGCAAG TTTGAAAGCCAGAACTTGTTGATTCCCCGACACGTATCAGCAGGAAGTAACGTTTACGTTTCTAATAGCATTAGGAGCTGCAGCTGTTGGGACAATGGGGAGAAAACGAATGAGAGTAAAGCACTAAGTAAGTGGAGACAACTGCTACAAAAAGTTGTCGTAAAAAGGCTCTATAATCGATATGATTCCCTAGAAAGCTGTAGGAGTAGCTCCTCTGATTCTTTACAGTCCTCAGACAATGATGAATATATAAGTCAGCAGGATATATCCGATGAAATAATTGAAATACCTGAAGAATTCAAGGTTCGGGAATTCCCTGCAAGCAGTTTGTTTTCAACAGCGACAACGTCTAAGCAGCATCAAATAAGAGCACATCGACGGAGTTGCGCTGCCCACTCTGCACCGTATGATATTCATAGTCGCCATGATCGCTTCTATCATGTCTTCAAAAGAGGAGAGCTGGAAAAGCTCATAGGCTCAGATACTCGCAATCTTGAAGTTATCAAAAGCTTTTATACTTCGGGCTACTGGTGCACCACCCTCCATAAAACCTCTCAATGA